A region of Paractinoplanes abujensis DNA encodes the following proteins:
- a CDS encoding recombinase family protein: MDRKLDKLVSNPAEAATVRTIFDLYAIDRLGTKTIAGRLNDQGLRTRLGKPWSQHTVEMTITNRIYLGEKNFRDIVVPDAHEPIIALDQFDRAQNILAKRSTQIGQRAANPSAYTLTGLIRCPQCGRGYIGTAAKGRYKRIGTTPAGTATKPAATSTASTPTSWKPRSATPCSTSSPPATS; encoded by the coding sequence ATCGACCGCAAGCTCGACAAACTCGTTTCTAACCCAGCCGAGGCAGCCACTGTCCGCACCATCTTCGACCTCTACGCCATCGACCGGCTCGGCACCAAGACGATCGCCGGTCGCCTCAACGACCAGGGACTGCGTACCCGGCTCGGCAAACCGTGGTCGCAGCACACCGTCGAAATGACCATCACGAACCGGATCTACCTCGGCGAGAAGAACTTCCGCGACATCGTCGTCCCCGACGCCCACGAACCGATCATCGCCCTCGACCAGTTCGACCGCGCCCAGAACATCCTCGCCAAGCGCTCCACCCAGATCGGCCAGCGCGCCGCCAACCCCTCCGCCTACACCCTCACCGGCCTCATCCGCTGCCCGCAATGCGGGCGCGGCTACATCGGCACCGCAGCCAAAGGCCGCTACAAACGTATCGGTACTACACCTGCTGGTACGGCAACAAAGCCGGCTGCGACATCCACCGCTTCAACGCCGACGAGCTGGAAGCCGCGATCGGCGACGCCCTGCTCGACTTCTTCACCACCGGCCACCAGCTGA
- a CDS encoding Shedu anti-phage system protein SduA domain-containing protein produces MDKEAARIRYLEELYDYSQLNPGLIPSADELLGDKKDGQSTNYWRSIIDGMEHDGLVRAHHTMGSGALKSAADEGPMQKVLASNLHLMAPDQLGFGCRWVKSHPRLAEEFEPDFMVARFDSNGLSWYMVELQSPDTPLLNKRAADKGTDRRSGEASPQLREGIDQIRRWRGWIARKGSEALSATGYPGLNSLAVGIVVIGRSASRTEDDSQRINEIRLENPLVSIRSYDWLAREEAARIKGRGPFTPPEELGCGFDHNSGVFVD; encoded by the coding sequence GTGGACAAAGAAGCCGCGCGCATTCGCTACCTTGAAGAACTCTACGACTACAGCCAGTTAAACCCCGGACTGATACCAAGCGCCGACGAGCTGCTGGGTGACAAAAAGGACGGCCAGAGCACCAACTACTGGCGCTCAATCATCGACGGCATGGAACACGACGGCCTGGTCCGCGCCCACCACACCATGGGGAGCGGCGCATTGAAGTCCGCCGCCGACGAGGGGCCGATGCAGAAGGTCCTCGCTAGCAATCTCCATCTCATGGCCCCTGACCAGCTTGGTTTTGGCTGCCGTTGGGTTAAGTCGCATCCGCGGCTAGCTGAAGAATTCGAGCCAGACTTTATGGTGGCTCGGTTCGATAGCAATGGCCTAAGTTGGTACATGGTGGAGCTGCAGAGTCCAGACACGCCGTTGCTCAATAAGCGAGCGGCCGATAAAGGAACTGATCGACGCTCGGGAGAGGCGTCACCCCAGCTTAGAGAGGGCATAGATCAGATTCGCCGATGGCGGGGATGGATCGCCAGGAAGGGAAGCGAAGCCCTCAGCGCAACGGGCTACCCCGGCTTGAATTCATTGGCCGTAGGCATCGTAGTGATCGGAAGGTCCGCAAGCAGAACCGAAGATGATAGTCAAAGGATCAATGAAATAAGGCTTGAAAATCCTCTCGTGTCGATCAGATCCTATGACTGGCTGGCGAGAGAAGAGGCGGCCAGAATTAAAGGCCGGGGCCCGTTTACACCACCCGAAGAATTGGGGTGTGGATTTGACCATAACAGTGGTGTTTTCGTTGATTAG
- a CDS encoding TIGR02391 family protein produces MTAPTPPSPALNALADRASGAGLSAAPYVRSEHYASAVFESVKAVVNRVKSMTGLDSDGVPLMNQAFSVQNPRLVLGGAGTTTERNMQAGYRELFVGAVQAIRNTSAHEPLGVMEVNEAFELLGLASLLMRLLDGAAPSS; encoded by the coding sequence CTGACCGCTCCGACCCCGCCGAGCCCGGCGCTGAACGCTCTCGCTGACAGAGCGTCCGGCGCCGGCCTTTCCGCTGCGCCATATGTACGCAGCGAGCACTACGCCTCTGCGGTGTTCGAGTCGGTGAAGGCCGTCGTCAACCGGGTCAAATCCATGACCGGTCTCGACAGCGACGGCGTGCCCTTGATGAACCAGGCGTTCTCTGTGCAGAACCCGCGGCTTGTCCTCGGCGGTGCGGGGACAACGACCGAGAGGAACATGCAAGCCGGTTATCGGGAGCTCTTCGTCGGTGCCGTGCAGGCGATTCGTAACACGTCTGCGCATGAGCCCTTGGGCGTCATGGAAGTAAACGAGGCGTTCGAGCTGCTCGGCCTCGCGAGTCTGCTGATGCGGTTGCTGGACGGCGCGGCGCCGTCATCCTGA
- a CDS encoding FG-GAP repeat domain-containing protein: MRRTLAATVGGLVAAVGLVAPGIAQAAEPPSEVRVIPAPSYPVYPTDRIAFAGETGFLHQRAANRPWVWTTYADRQTTPITSLPNTFSATPAGGDTVVFLGGVPSHPATSTTQPALNLATNTWRDVPVSSNVQLTRLLGNSAAVAITSGTPPTAELRRIAADGSWTSAPITGVPAGTTGLTIVAGDDTGAVLRVVHPDGPRYGLVDVAAGRMALLPAGVLPANVTTLTKDRIGLFTSTSAQSLSRAAVLDGTATVPGTIEFLTTVPLGLARLAGDDVIVTPSTGATNKTVLRYSVGSSTPVQVVPRGEPVSAQAPDGVLFVGGTNIGDYAVRKATASDQSVVLPLVAPLVNAGVTLASGVVRHTVAMPLPSEKPEYRHFAEQIGPGEPTTGSPVADGALVNPTPCQTDAVCVRMIDGADTGSAYLDGITTGDFVTTAYLRSSPGGGATINTRSDAKLVDASPTHRLLSFANYQLAYRTDGSSIQLTGAPASALWFDTLWRANATGQIENWNLRADTPSAGPQPITTGSSCTKTEVQATGKHLYWTCGANGPAGVVEIDGGKRIDVPAGQYLLGDNFLVRHDANGALVRLDLTGGTLGEPATLATFARGELTDDRNITWAVDRFGGNVAWVDADNAVHIVDPGVTTSAPAAGSVSASSETDLPGNFLVIAKLTRPVTATRLTITQVRSDSVVARLSGGAARVDTTYQWNGQVNGKPAVQGTYRWSLAATADGREVTVANGTTYIDCGGTPTLHSYDCTGQPTILGLTSASTGQGRWLLTRVGGTVVANGPAEALSGLSGLVPFGDINGDNRNDLLIRRSDGSMRAYFGRDALPFSGAQSIAISGNWNAYDALIHTGDLNGDGFADLIARDRASGALFVFGGTAEGDLSGSVKIAGGYKGYSRFVGNGDINGDGKADLMMQLDSNSTMYALYGNGDGTFQSGLKIVGTGWLGYNTVIGAGDLNEDGKNDLVLRDTAGNLFRRLGTGQGTFGDRAQYGSGYQQYSGLY, from the coding sequence ATGCGAAGAACTCTCGCGGCTACCGTCGGCGGCCTGGTCGCCGCCGTCGGACTGGTCGCACCCGGCATCGCCCAGGCGGCCGAGCCGCCGTCCGAGGTGAGGGTGATCCCGGCTCCGTCCTATCCGGTCTATCCGACCGACCGGATCGCCTTCGCCGGTGAGACCGGCTTCCTGCACCAGCGCGCCGCGAACCGGCCGTGGGTGTGGACCACCTACGCCGATCGGCAGACCACACCGATCACCAGCCTCCCGAACACGTTCTCGGCCACGCCGGCCGGCGGCGACACCGTGGTGTTTCTCGGCGGAGTGCCCAGCCACCCGGCGACCTCGACGACTCAGCCGGCGCTGAACCTGGCCACCAACACCTGGCGGGACGTGCCGGTGAGCAGCAACGTGCAGCTCACCCGGCTGCTGGGCAACTCGGCGGCGGTGGCGATCACCTCCGGCACTCCGCCCACGGCCGAGCTGCGCCGGATCGCCGCGGACGGGTCCTGGACGTCCGCACCGATCACCGGCGTCCCGGCGGGCACGACCGGACTCACCATCGTGGCCGGTGACGACACCGGCGCCGTGCTGCGGGTCGTCCATCCCGACGGTCCCCGGTACGGCCTGGTGGACGTGGCCGCCGGCCGGATGGCCCTGCTGCCTGCCGGTGTGCTGCCGGCCAACGTGACCACGCTGACCAAGGACCGGATCGGCCTGTTCACCAGCACCTCAGCGCAGAGCCTGTCGCGCGCAGCGGTGCTGGACGGCACCGCGACCGTTCCGGGGACCATCGAGTTCCTGACCACGGTCCCGCTGGGTCTGGCCCGGCTGGCCGGTGACGACGTCATCGTGACGCCGAGCACCGGAGCCACGAACAAGACCGTGCTGCGCTACTCGGTCGGCAGCAGCACCCCGGTGCAGGTCGTGCCCCGGGGCGAGCCGGTCAGCGCGCAGGCGCCGGACGGCGTGCTGTTCGTCGGCGGCACCAATATCGGCGACTACGCGGTCCGCAAGGCCACCGCGTCCGACCAGTCGGTGGTTCTGCCGCTGGTCGCCCCGCTGGTCAACGCCGGCGTGACGCTCGCCTCGGGCGTCGTGCGGCACACGGTGGCGATGCCCCTGCCGAGCGAGAAGCCCGAGTACCGGCACTTCGCCGAGCAGATCGGGCCCGGTGAGCCGACGACCGGTTCTCCGGTGGCCGACGGCGCGCTCGTCAACCCGACGCCCTGCCAGACCGACGCGGTCTGCGTCCGGATGATCGACGGCGCGGACACCGGTTCGGCCTACCTGGACGGCATCACCACGGGCGACTTCGTCACGACGGCGTACCTGCGGTCGTCGCCGGGTGGTGGCGCCACGATCAACACCCGGAGCGACGCCAAGCTCGTCGACGCCTCGCCGACCCACCGGCTGCTCAGCTTCGCCAACTACCAGTTGGCGTACCGCACCGACGGAAGCAGCATCCAGCTCACCGGCGCCCCGGCCTCCGCCCTGTGGTTCGACACGCTGTGGCGGGCCAACGCCACCGGTCAGATCGAGAACTGGAACCTGCGCGCCGACACCCCGAGCGCCGGTCCGCAGCCGATCACCACCGGTTCGAGCTGCACCAAGACCGAGGTGCAGGCGACCGGCAAGCACCTGTACTGGACCTGCGGGGCGAACGGGCCGGCCGGTGTCGTGGAGATCGACGGCGGCAAGCGCATCGACGTGCCCGCCGGGCAGTACCTGCTGGGCGACAACTTCCTGGTGCGGCACGACGCCAACGGTGCCCTGGTGCGCCTCGACCTCACCGGCGGCACGCTCGGCGAGCCGGCCACGCTGGCCACGTTCGCCCGGGGTGAGCTGACCGACGACCGCAACATCACCTGGGCCGTCGACAGGTTCGGCGGCAACGTCGCGTGGGTCGACGCCGACAACGCCGTGCACATCGTCGACCCCGGTGTCACCACCTCGGCGCCGGCGGCCGGCTCCGTCTCGGCCAGCAGCGAGACCGACCTGCCGGGCAACTTCCTGGTGATCGCGAAGCTGACCCGCCCGGTCACCGCCACGCGGCTCACCATCACCCAGGTGCGTTCCGATTCCGTCGTCGCGCGCCTCAGCGGCGGTGCGGCCCGGGTGGATACGACCTACCAGTGGAACGGCCAGGTCAACGGCAAGCCGGCCGTCCAGGGCACCTACCGGTGGTCGTTGGCGGCCACGGCCGACGGTCGCGAGGTCACGGTGGCCAACGGGACCACCTACATCGACTGCGGCGGAACGCCCACCCTGCACAGCTATGACTGCACCGGTCAGCCCACCATCCTCGGGCTGACCAGCGCGAGCACCGGCCAGGGCCGCTGGCTGCTCACCCGGGTCGGCGGCACGGTCGTGGCCAACGGCCCGGCCGAGGCGCTGTCCGGGCTGTCCGGGCTCGTGCCGTTCGGCGACATCAACGGCGACAACCGCAACGACCTGCTGATCCGTCGGTCCGACGGCTCGATGCGGGCCTACTTCGGCCGGGACGCGCTGCCGTTCAGCGGCGCCCAGTCGATCGCCATCTCGGGCAACTGGAACGCGTACGACGCTCTGATCCACACCGGTGACCTCAACGGCGACGGCTTCGCCGACCTCATCGCCCGCGACCGGGCGAGCGGCGCGCTGTTCGTCTTCGGGGGCACCGCCGAGGGCGACCTGTCCGGCTCGGTCAAGATCGCGGGTGGCTACAAGGGCTACAGCCGCTTCGTCGGCAACGGCGACATCAACGGCGACGGCAAGGCCGACCTGATGATGCAGCTTGACTCCAACAGCACCATGTACGCCCTGTACGGCAACGGCGACGGCACCTTCCAGTCCGGTCTCAAGATCGTCGGCACCGGCTGGCTCGGCTACAACACCGTCATCGGCGCCGGTGACCTCAACGAGGACGGGAAGAACGACCTGGTCCTCCGCGACACCGCCGGCAACCTGTTCCGGCGCCTGGGCACCGGTCAGGGCACCTTCGGCGACCGGGCCCAGTACGGCTCCGGTTACCAGCAGTACTCGGGTCTGTACTGA
- a CDS encoding response regulator transcription factor, translating into METIRTLVVDDHAAFREGLRALLEATDDIEVADEAATGEQALALAPVVQPDVVLLDLAMPGMGGIATTERLIRAMPHIRVLVLSMADDDDSVFAAMRAGARGYVLKGARKAELLRAVRAVAAGEAIFGAALAVRLMGYFSGLDRRQAAFPELSERERQILGLVAQHLTNPQIAERLGLSQKTVRNVVSSIFTKLSVADRAQAIMRAREAGL; encoded by the coding sequence GTGGAGACAATCCGTACGCTGGTCGTGGATGACCACGCGGCGTTCCGGGAAGGGCTGCGGGCTCTGCTCGAGGCGACCGATGACATCGAGGTGGCCGACGAGGCCGCGACCGGGGAGCAGGCGCTCGCGCTGGCGCCCGTCGTGCAGCCGGACGTGGTGCTCCTCGACCTGGCCATGCCGGGCATGGGCGGGATCGCGACGACCGAGCGGCTGATCCGGGCCATGCCGCACATCCGGGTGCTGGTCCTGAGCATGGCCGATGACGACGACTCGGTGTTCGCGGCGATGCGGGCCGGAGCGCGCGGCTACGTGCTCAAGGGCGCGCGCAAGGCCGAACTTCTGCGTGCCGTACGGGCGGTGGCGGCGGGGGAGGCGATCTTCGGTGCGGCTCTCGCGGTACGGCTGATGGGGTACTTCTCCGGGCTGGACCGTCGGCAGGCCGCCTTCCCGGAGCTCAGCGAGCGGGAACGGCAGATTCTCGGTCTCGTGGCGCAGCACCTGACCAACCCGCAAATCGCCGAGCGGCTGGGGTTGAGTCAGAAGACGGTACGCAACGTCGTGTCGAGCATCTTCACGAAGCTCAGCGTGGCCGACCGCGCGCAAGCGATCATGCGGGCGCGGGAGGCGGGGTTGTGA
- a CDS encoding sensor histidine kinase has protein sequence MAGRRAVWIAWVLCAVTLLGGVGAIVLGVHNGAAAYGAAKSHLLFVGTCAVAGALVAGSRPRNALGWALLVSASSFGLLEFFGEYAIAGTGPGARLAGWPENWLWVPANLGMALVPLLFPDGLRPRAKLWWALLGPLFAVALTAAVLGALRPGPSGQVRDGAGVDNPFGVAGLVPAADAVGAAFTVLAGLAFVGGGGAVLWRARHADEVRRRQIKWVAWASAVAAVVVAARLVAGLIDADTGSVWPRASLVWEAAGAVALSLLPAAVTVAVLRHRLYDIDVLITRTLLYGALSACLLGGYALIAGYLGALLGRSTSLSVSAPAAAAVAVAFAPLRDRIQRGITILMHGRREEPYVVLARLGRRLDDAVAPAAVLPLIAETVAETLRASYVAVTVTDGPAAVGSLPGDAVPADLPLTYQGSPVGTLSIWPRPPFDEAVLADLARQVGAAVHSARLAADLQRSRERLVMAREEERRRLRRDLHDGLGPTLAALTMRAEAAQDARPDTLKTLLAKVVDDAEAAVGDVRRLVDGLRPAALDSLGLTGALAAHLAGLPAGSPAVRLSAPDELPVLPAATEVAAYRIAVEAVTNVCRHAKAAEASVRLSIVADRLVVEVGDDGRGLDGVRPGVGLTSMRERADELGGSLTVETGTAGTRIRAELPATAPEGN, from the coding sequence GGCGGGGTGGGCGCGATCGTGCTCGGCGTGCACAACGGCGCGGCGGCGTACGGGGCCGCCAAAAGTCACCTGCTGTTCGTGGGGACGTGCGCGGTGGCCGGGGCGCTGGTGGCCGGGTCGCGGCCGAGAAATGCGCTCGGGTGGGCCCTGCTGGTCAGCGCCTCGTCGTTCGGTCTGCTCGAGTTCTTCGGGGAGTACGCGATCGCCGGGACGGGGCCGGGGGCCCGGCTGGCGGGGTGGCCGGAGAACTGGCTGTGGGTCCCCGCGAATCTGGGGATGGCCCTGGTACCTCTGCTGTTCCCCGACGGGCTTCGGCCGCGCGCGAAGCTCTGGTGGGCGTTGCTGGGACCGCTGTTCGCGGTGGCCCTGACCGCCGCCGTGCTCGGTGCGCTCCGGCCGGGGCCGTCCGGGCAGGTCCGGGACGGCGCGGGGGTCGACAACCCGTTCGGGGTGGCCGGTCTTGTCCCCGCCGCGGACGCCGTGGGCGCTGCCTTCACCGTCCTGGCCGGGCTGGCCTTCGTCGGTGGTGGCGGCGCGGTGCTGTGGCGGGCTCGCCACGCCGACGAGGTGCGGCGCCGCCAGATCAAGTGGGTGGCTTGGGCGTCGGCCGTCGCCGCGGTCGTCGTGGCGGCTCGGCTCGTGGCCGGGCTCATCGATGCCGACACCGGCTCGGTGTGGCCTCGGGCCAGCCTGGTCTGGGAGGCCGCCGGGGCGGTCGCGCTGAGCCTGCTGCCGGCCGCGGTGACCGTGGCCGTGCTGCGGCACCGGCTCTACGACATCGACGTCCTCATCACCCGGACGCTGCTCTACGGCGCCCTGTCGGCCTGCCTGCTCGGCGGCTACGCGCTGATCGCGGGCTACCTGGGCGCGCTGCTCGGCCGCTCCACCAGCCTGAGCGTGTCGGCTCCGGCCGCGGCGGCCGTGGCGGTGGCGTTCGCGCCGCTGCGCGACCGCATCCAGCGCGGAATCACGATCCTCATGCACGGCCGGCGCGAGGAGCCGTACGTGGTGCTGGCTCGCCTCGGCCGCCGCCTGGACGACGCGGTGGCACCGGCCGCCGTCCTGCCGCTGATCGCCGAGACGGTGGCCGAGACGCTGAGGGCGTCGTATGTCGCCGTGACCGTGACGGACGGCCCGGCCGCGGTGGGCTCCCTGCCCGGCGATGCCGTTCCCGCCGACCTTCCGCTCACCTATCAGGGCTCCCCGGTCGGCACGCTCAGCATCTGGCCGCGGCCTCCGTTCGACGAAGCTGTCCTGGCCGACCTCGCCCGCCAAGTAGGCGCCGCCGTGCACTCGGCGCGGCTCGCGGCCGACCTGCAGCGCTCCCGTGAGCGCCTCGTCATGGCTCGCGAGGAGGAGCGCCGGCGGCTGCGGCGCGACCTCCACGACGGGCTCGGCCCCACGCTCGCGGCCCTCACCATGCGGGCCGAGGCCGCTCAGGACGCCCGCCCGGACACCCTCAAGACCCTGCTCGCCAAGGTCGTGGACGACGCGGAGGCGGCGGTCGGGGACGTACGGCGGCTCGTCGACGGACTGCGCCCCGCCGCCCTCGACAGTCTGGGCCTGACCGGCGCCCTCGCCGCCCATCTGGCCGGGCTTCCCGCGGGCTCCCCCGCCGTTCGCCTCTCCGCGCCCGACGAACTGCCCGTCCTCCCGGCCGCCACCGAGGTCGCGGCGTACCGGATCGCGGTTGAGGCGGTCACCAACGTCTGCCGCCACGCGAAGGCGGCCGAGGCCTCGGTACGGCTCTCGATCGTCGCGGACCGCTTGGTGGTCGAGGTCGGCGACGACGGTCGGGGGCTGGACGGCGTACGGCCGGGGGTCGGCCTGACGTCCATGCGGGAGCGGGCCGATGAGCTCGGTGGCTCGCTGACCGTCGAGACCGGGACGGCAGGCACCCGGATCCGCGCGGAGTTGCCGGCGACCGCACCGGAAGGAAACTAG